One region of Malania oleifera isolate guangnan ecotype guangnan chromosome 6, ASM2987363v1, whole genome shotgun sequence genomic DNA includes:
- the LOC131158462 gene encoding uncharacterized protein LOC131158462 has translation MQSYAAKYIELSRFAPCMILIEYEKAQSFEKGLRKDIRRLIGMLQIREFSVLVEKSAVVEAGLWENEVAQDQKKRSISSGSQTGPQGDPSRVGCAKFRKQHDGECQPFMGNCYRYGKPSHASRNCPTLMTSTAAPSQNQGQNQVPRTAQEDVRELPSGNSGKVAAGNLESGGVQTS, from the exons ATGCAGAGTTACGCAGCTAAAtacatcgagctatctcgctttgcgCCATGTATGATTTTGATTGAGTACGAAAAGGCTCAAAGTTTCGAGAaaggtctgaggaaagacattcgTAGATTGATAGGAATGTTGCAAATTCGGGAGTTTTCTGTTCTAGTGGAGAAATCTGCTGTAGTTGAGGCTGGTCTCTGGGAGAATGAGGTGGCACAGGATCAGAAGAAAAGGTCgatatcttctggttctcagactg GTCCGCAGGGGGATCCATCTCGTGTGGGTTGTGCCAAGTTTCGCAAGCAGCATGATGGGGAGTGCCAGCCATTCATGGGTAACTGTTACCGCTATGGCAAACCGAGCCATGCATCCAGAAACTGTCCTACACTGATGACTAGTACTGCAGCACCAAGTCAGAACCAGGGACAGAACCAGGTGCCACGCACAGCTCAG GAAGATGTTAGAGaactgcctagtggtaattcagggaaagtTGCTGCCGGGAATCTG gaaagtggtggtgttcagacctcctga